The following coding sequences are from one Nicotiana tomentosiformis chromosome 3, ASM39032v3, whole genome shotgun sequence window:
- the LOC104084454 gene encoding phosphoinositide phospholipase C 6-like encodes MGSYNYYRMFGCFNRKFKIRETEPPPEVREAFSRYTGRGTHMNADQLLRFLVEVQGEECATVKDAEQIIQQVVNRRHHLIRRLNHSLELEDFFYFLFQDDLNGPIKSQVHHDMSAPLQHYFIYTGHNSYLTGNQLSSDCSEIPIVKALERGVRGIELDLWPNSAKDNIHVLHGRTLTTPVPLLKCLKAIRDHAFVKSPYPVIITLEDHLSPDLQAKVAEMVTQTFGEMLYYPQSECLEEFPSPERLKNRIILSTKPPKEYLESKHQRDTSPVGKDSFREDAMKKEKSDFGTEDQDTDERSDSDQDDEDGDTSVDQQSYQPGAPQYKSLIAVHAGKAKHGLKRALREGSNKVSRLSLSEQELERAAENYGTDLVRFTQKNIARVYPKGTRVTSTNFKPMTGWMHGAQMVAFNMQGYGKSLWMMHGMFRSNGSCGYVRKPRFLMEKGPHNEVFDPKVKLPVKKTLQVRVYMGDGWRLDFSHTHFDAYSPPDFYTKLYIVGVPADARKKKTRIIEDDWCPIWDEEFNFPLTVPELALLRIEVREYDMSEKDDFGGQTCLPVSELRPGIRSVALYDKKGQKMKSVKLLMRFQFV; translated from the exons ATGGGAAGTTATAATTATTACAGAATGTTTGGGTGTTTTAACCGGAAATTCAAGATCAGGGAGACGGAGCCGCCGCCGGAGGTGAGGGAAGCGTTTTCACGGTACACCGGAAGAGGAACCCACATGAACGCCGATCAGCTTCTCCGTTTTCTGGTGGAGGTTCAAGGAGAGGAATGTGCTACCGTTAAAGATGCGGAGCAAATTATACAGCAAGTTGTTAATCGCCGGCACCATTTGATCAGGCGGCTTAATCATTCACTTGAACTCGaagatttcttttattttctttttcaggaTGATCTCAATGGACCCATCAAATCTCAG GTACACCATGATATGAGTGCTCCATTGCAACATTATTTCATCTATACAGGTCACAACTCCTATCTAACAGGAAACCAACTTAGTAGCGACTGTAGTGAAATTCCAATAGTTAAAGCTTTGGAAAGAGGTGTCCGCGGTATTGAACTGGACTTATGGCCAAATTCAGCAAAAGATAATATTCATGTTCTTCATGGAAG GACCCTGACCACACCAGTGCCACTTCTTAAATGCTTAAAGGCCATTAGAGACCATGCTTTTGTTAAATCGCCTTATCCTGTCATAATCACGTTGGAAGACCACCTGTCACCGGACCTTCAAGCTAAAGTTGCAGAG ATGGTTACCCAAACCTTTGGAGAAATGCTATATTATCCTCAGTCAGAGTGCTTAGAGGAATTTCCTTCACCTGAACGGCTTAAGAATCGGATTATTCTCTCTACAAAACCACCTAAAGAGTACCTTGAGTCAAAGCATCAGAGAGACACATCTCCAGTGGGAAAAGATTCATTTCGAGAGGACGCTATGAAGAAGGAGAAATCAGATTTTGGCACCGAGGATCAGGACACTGATGAAAGG AGTGATAGTGATCAAGATGATGAAGACGGTGATACCTCCGTCGACCAACAATCATACCAACCAGGAGCACCTCAGTACAAGAGTCTGATAGCAGTTCATGCTGGGAAGGCAAAACATGGTTTGAAACGTGCACTAAGGGAGGGAAGTAATAAAGTCAGTCGACTTAGTTTGAGTGAACAAGAACTCGAAAGAGCGGCAGAAAATTATGGAACAGATTTGGTCAG GTTCACCCAAAAGAATATTGCAAGGGTGTACCCTAAGGGAACAAGAGTAACCTCCACAAATTTCAAGCCTATGACTGGCTGGATGCATGGAGCGCAGATGGTAGCATTTAACATGCAG GGATATGGAAAATCACTCTGGATGATGCATGGGATGTTTAGGTCTAATGGAAGCTGTGGCTATGTGAGAAAGCCTCGCTTTCTCATGGAAAAAGGCCCACACAATGAGGTATTTGATCCCAAAGTGAAATTGCCAGTGAAGAAAACTTTACAG GTCAGAGTATATATGGGAGATGGATGGCGCTTAGATTTCAGCCATACACATTTTGATGCCTATTCGCCTCCAGACTTTTACACCAAG CTATATATCGTTGGAGTGCCTGCAGATGCTCGTAAAAAAAAGACTCGGATAATTGAGGATGATTGGTGTCCAATTTGGGATGAAGAGTTTAATTTCCCTTTGACAGTGCCAGAGCTGGCTTTGCTTCGAATTGAAGTACGAGAATATGACATGTCGGAGAAGGATGATTTTGGCGGACAGACATGTTTGCCTGTCTCAGAGTTGAGACCAGGGATCAGATCAGTCGCTCTCTATGATAAGAAGGGTCAAAAAATGAAATCTGTCAAACTTCTTATGCGATTTCAATTTGTGTGA
- the LOC138907877 gene encoding uncharacterized protein, with amino-acid sequence MVTLAMPGLPRLEWRGTLNYVPSTVVSFLKAQCIVEKGCDAYLEYVRDVSVDTSTVEKANVVTYALSHKAESLGRLAYLQVTERSLALDVQVLDNQFVRLDVSKLSQVLACVVSQSSLYDRIRERQYDNPYLFVLKDTVQHGDAKKVTIGDDGVLRMQGKLCVHNVDSLRELILYKAHSSRKSLHPGVAKMYLDLRQHY; translated from the exons atggtgacgttggctatgccaggtctaccacggctagagtggagaggtactttaaaTTATGTTCCTAGTACGGTcgtctcatttctaaaggctcagtgtatagttgagaaggggtgtgatgcatatctggaatatgtgagggatgttagtgttgatacttctacagtcga gaaggccaatgtggtgacctaTGCCTTGAGCCACAAGGCGGAAAGTTTGGGCCGCTTAGCATATCTACAGGTAACAGAGAggtctttagccttggatgttcaggtcttggacaaccagtttgttagattggatgtttccaagctgagtcaagttttggcttgtgtagtttctcagtcttctctttatgatcgtatcagagagcgtcagtatgataaccCCTATCtatttgtccttaaggatacggttcaacacggtgatgccaagaaggtcactattggagatgacggtgtattacggatgcagggcaagctatgtgtgcacaatgtagatagtttgcgtgagttgattctctataAGGCTCATAGTTCACGGAAATCCCTCCACCCaggtgtcgcaaagatgtatctggacctgaggcaacattattag